DNA from Acidobacteriota bacterium:
CCTGAAAGAGGAAATCGGTGACGCGCTTCTCAAAGCCCTTCAAATTCCCAATAAGAAGGCCGGCGAACAGGCCGTCGTCAAGATCCGGCAGTTCCTGGTCGACCGGGTTCCGGAAGGAAATGAAAAAGAGATCGCCCACGTGCAGCGGCATTTCTATATTCTCCAGGAGCGCCTGGCCCGCGAGTTCATCCTGAACAATCGGGCCCGGACCGACGGCCGGCGATTCGACGAAATCCGGCCCATCAAGATCGAGGTCGGGTTTCTTCCGAGAACCCACGGTTCGGCTCTTTTTACCCGCGGGGAAACCCAATGCCAGGCGACCGTCACCCTGGGGACGGTGAGCGACATCCAGAGGCTCGACGGAATCGGCGCGGAATCGGAAAAACGGTTCATGCTCCATTACAATTTCATGCCTTTCTGCGTCGGCGAAGTGGGTTTTCTCCGGGGTCCGGGCCGCCGCGAGATCGGCCATGGAGCCCTGGCCGAAAAAGGCCTTGTGCCCGGCATTCCCGATTCCGAGGCGTTTCCCTATACCGTCCGCATCGTCGCCGACATCCTGGAATCGAACGGCTCCTCCTCCATGGCGACGGCCTGCGCCGGCGCCCTGGCCCTGATGGACGCCGGAGTTCCCCTGACACGGGTCGTGTCCGGAATCGCCATGGGTCTCGTCAAGGACGGCGATCGATACGCCGTTCTGACGGATATCGCCGGTGTCGAGGATCATTTCGGAGATATGGACTTCAAGGTCATCGGCAGCGAAAAAGGCATCACCGCCATTCAGATGGATCTGAAGATTTCCCATGTGACGCGTCAGATCCTCAGCGAAGCTCTTGAGCAGGCCCGGAACGCCCGGATCGAGATTCTGAACAAAATGAAGGCCGCGATCGCCCAGCCGCGTCCCGAAATCTCCATTTACGCGCCGAGGATCCTGACGCTCTTCATCAATCCCGAGAAAGTCGGAGACGTCATCGGTCCGGCCGGCAAAGTCATCAAGAGAATCACGGCGGCGACGGGCGTCAAGATCGATGTCGAGGAGAACGGAAAAATCATCATCGCCTCAACCGATGTGGAAGCGGCCGAGAGAGCCAAGGAGATGATCCACGAGATCACGATCGAGGCCGAAGTCGGAAAAACCTACACGGGAAAAGTCGTCCGTCTGGAGGATTACGGCGCTTTCGTTGAAATCCTGCCCAATATTTACGGACTTCTCCATATTTCCGAGGTCGCCAATTACCGGATCAACAGCATCCGGGACCACATCAAAATGGGACAGATGCTGACCGTCAAAGTGATCAGTATCGACGACGACAACAAGGTCCGCGTGAGCAAGAAGGCACTCGAAGAATCGGAATCTTCCGACGGGGAATCGACGCCATCGTCCGGAAACACCTATTCCGGACAGCAGCGGGATTCGAACCGCCCTCCCCGTCGGCACAACAGGAACAGATTCTGATCCCCGGCGAGGTGATGACAACACCGCGGAAAACAGCGGGAATCTTAAAAGGGCGCGGCGGCTTCACCCTGGTGGAGATGCTCGTCACGCTTTCCATTGTGGCCGTTCTGGCCGGGGCCGCCGTGCCGTTGGCCCGGACCGCGATCCAAAGGGAAAAAGAGATCGAATTGAGACGGAACCTGAGGATTCTCCGCGAAGCCATCGATGTCTACAAAAATATGGCCGACGAAAACCTGTTCTCCGTCGAAGCCGACAGCGAGGGCTATCCTCCCGACCTGAAAACCCTGGTCGAAGGTGTCGAAATCGTCGATAAATCCGAAGGCGCTTCCAGCGAAAAAAAAATCTTTCGTTTCCTTCGCCGGATTCCCCGCGACCCCATGACGGAATCCCCGGACTGGGGGCTTCGCTCCTTCCAGGACGATCCGGGTTCCGATTCCTGGGGAGGCGAAAACGTCTTCGATGTCTATACCCGAAGCACGGCCAAGGCTTTGGACGGCAGTCGATACAGGGAGTGGTGACCCAATGATCCGCCGATTTTGCAAATGGCACGCCTCTCCGGGGTTCACCCTCATCGAGTTGATTGTCGTCTTCGCCCTGATCGGCATCCTTGTCGGCCTCGGACTTCCGCAATATCGAACAGCCACTCAGCGGGCGCGCGAGGCCGTTCTGAAGGAAAACCTATTCATTATGAGAAAGCTCCTTGACCAGTATTATCAGGACAAGGGCCGCTACCCCCCGTCCCTCAACACACTGGTCGAAGACGGATACTTGAGAACCATCCCCGTCGATCCGATCACCCAGTCCGCCGACACCTGGATCCCTATCCCCTATTTCCCCGCGCCGGATGAGCCGGCCGCATCTCCCCTTCCGGGCATATGGGACGTCAAATCGGGTTCAGAGCGCACCGGCCTGAATGGGACGCTTTACAACACATGGTGAAATCCGCGCCGGACGGCTACATGCTGATCATGCTGATGATGGTCGTCTTTGTCCTTTCGATCGGTCTTCTTGTCGCCGTGCCCGTATGGCAAACTCAGATCCAGAGGGAAAAGGAAGAAGAACTGATCTTTCGGGGCCGTCAATATGTTGAGGCGGTCCGGGTTTTCACGCGGAAAAACCCCGGACGATTTCCCGCCAGTTTCAAGGAACTTGAGGAAAACGGATTTCTGCGCCGGGCTTATCCCGACCCCATGACCGAAAGCGGCGCCTGGGATATCATTCTTCAATCCGAGAGCCTTTCCGCTTCCGTGCCGGAAGGCGAAACCGGACAAACCATCCTCATCGCTCCTGAATCCGCCTTGGATTCGATTTCCAATCCGAGAATTCTCGGCGTTGTCAGCACATCGACCAAAAAAGCCTTCCGTGTCCTCAACGAAAAGGAAACTTACGACGCCT
Protein-coding regions in this window:
- the pnp gene encoding polyribonucleotide nucleotidyltransferase yields the protein MSNSISLDIQGRTLSIDIGKVARQADGSALIRYGDTVMLVTATSKKDMKETKPFLPLIIDYRENTYAAGKIPGGFFKREGRMTEREILIARMIDRPVRSLFPEGYFFDTQVVGLLLSADLENDPDTLGIIGASAALYFSDIPFTTPIGAVKIGLVDGRFVINPKTSELEGSLLNMVVVGTEHGVVMIEAAAVEVDENTVIEAIDLAMEQIKRIVQAQKDAYARSGIQKREFTPAETDEDLLTRLKEEIGDALLKALQIPNKKAGEQAVVKIRQFLVDRVPEGNEKEIAHVQRHFYILQERLAREFILNNRARTDGRRFDEIRPIKIEVGFLPRTHGSALFTRGETQCQATVTLGTVSDIQRLDGIGAESEKRFMLHYNFMPFCVGEVGFLRGPGRREIGHGALAEKGLVPGIPDSEAFPYTVRIVADILESNGSSSMATACAGALALMDAGVPLTRVVSGIAMGLVKDGDRYAVLTDIAGVEDHFGDMDFKVIGSEKGITAIQMDLKISHVTRQILSEALEQARNARIEILNKMKAAIAQPRPEISIYAPRILTLFINPEKVGDVIGPAGKVIKRITAATGVKIDVEENGKIIIASTDVEAAERAKEMIHEITIEAEVGKTYTGKVVRLEDYGAFVEILPNIYGLLHISEVANYRINSIRDHIKMGQMLTVKVISIDDDNKVRVSKKALEESESSDGESTPSSGNTYSGQQRDSNRPPRRHNRNRF
- a CDS encoding type II secretion system protein, translating into MTTPRKTAGILKGRGGFTLVEMLVTLSIVAVLAGAAVPLARTAIQREKEIELRRNLRILREAIDVYKNMADENLFSVEADSEGYPPDLKTLVEGVEIVDKSEGASSEKKIFRFLRRIPRDPMTESPDWGLRSFQDDPGSDSWGGENVFDVYTRSTAKALDGSRYREW
- a CDS encoding prepilin-type N-terminal cleavage/methylation domain-containing protein translates to MIRRFCKWHASPGFTLIELIVVFALIGILVGLGLPQYRTATQRAREAVLKENLFIMRKLLDQYYQDKGRYPPSLNTLVEDGYLRTIPVDPITQSADTWIPIPYFPAPDEPAASPLPGIWDVKSGSERTGLNGTLYNTW